In one Culex quinquefasciatus strain JHB chromosome 2, VPISU_Cqui_1.0_pri_paternal, whole genome shotgun sequence genomic region, the following are encoded:
- the LOC6035908 gene encoding guanine nucleotide-binding protein subunit beta-like protein 1 encodes MALLPPDPVYCLKSPDLSPFHSLCFHTSERIYAGTGKGTVQLWDLHTNRSPYQLPVGPSPVIALDHTEDAALLTQEKNDCVVKLWQLTNSAYVESHQVSTDHVGFCRFVYNPSAVGGPAVIVPRGGSNISILCGRTLAERQVLVVEDGAGLPPLGTVMCFLPVQLGAAGVTYLLAGYESGTLVLWDLNCSKVVSHLKLATADDECLMTLDYDPVTNRGVAGGSSDRITVFSLDRATGEIRRKSDIGIKNAGVHRVRIRKDLKVFSSAGWDGRIRIFSWKSLRPLAVLTEHRGGELLDLAYSEDKVSMWKAAIMAAAGSDGQISLWDLYN; translated from the exons ATGGCTCTGCTGCCGCCGGATCCGGTTTACTGTCTGAAATCACCCGATCTGAGTCCGTTTCATTCGCTGTGCTTTCACACGTCCGAGCGGATCTACGCCGGCACCGGCAAGGGAACCGTCCAGCTGTGGGATTTGCAC ACGAACCGCTCCCCGTACCAACTCCCGGTCGGTCCCAGCCCGGTGATTGCCCTGGACCACACCGAAGATGCCGCCTTGCTAACTCAGGAGAAGAACGACTGCGTGGTCAAGCTGTGGCAGCTGACCAACTCGGCGTACGTCGAGAGTCACCAGGTCAGCACGGACCACGTCGGCTTTTGCCGGTTCGTGTACAACCCGTCCGCCGTGGGTGGCCCAGCTGTGATAGTTCCCCGCGGGGGATCCAACATTTCCATCCTGTGCGGCCGCACCCTGGCCGAGCGGCAGGTGCTAGTCGTTGAAGATGGCGCCGGGCTGCCCCCGCTCGGAACCGTAATGTGCTTCTTGCCCGTCCAACTCGGCGCCGCCGGAGTGACCTACCTGTTGGCCGGCTACGAGTCCGGCACGCTCGTACTGTGGGACCTGAACTGCTCCAAGGTGGTGAGCCACCTCAAACTTGCCACGGCCGACGACGAATGCCTCATGACGCTAGACTACGACCCCGTGACGAACCGTGGCGTTGCCGGCGGATCGTCCGACCGGATCACGGTCTTCTCGCTGGACCGCGCGACGGGTGAAATCCGGCGCAAGTCCGACATCGGAATCAAGAACGCGGGCGTGCACCGGGTGCGCATCCGCAAGGACCTGAAGGTGTTTTCCAGCGCCGGCTGGGACGGCCGCATTCGGATCTTCTCGTGGAAGAGTCTGCGGCCGTTGGCGGTCCTCACGGAACATCGCGGCGGCGAGCTGCTCGACCTGGCGTACTCCGAGGATAAGGTCTCGATGTGGAAGGCCGCCATCATGGCGGCGGCCGGCTCCGACGGGCAGATCTCGCTGTGGGATTTGTACAACTGA